DNA from Nitrospira sp.:
GAGGTGTTCCTCACCTTCGAAATCCTGTTGTCCCGACCACCCTTCCCTGATCTGTTGCAGCAGCAGGTCCCATTTGGCCTTGTGCCTGTGGCCGCCAGGCGGTTCGGTGCCGAAATAACAGAGTGAGTAATTGGGAATCGACCAACGTTCCAGATGCCATGCTCCCGGTTGGCCGTCCGGTCCGCAGATTTTGTTGCCGTATTTTTCCAACAATGCGCCGACGGTAATGTGGCCGTTCATGGCGGCGAGCATCTCGATGCCGACTGCATTCAAGCGAACCAGCGGAAAGTCGTCGTCGAGCGGGACCAACCACCATTCGTCGAAGGCATGTTGATAGGCGACGAGGTCGGGAATGCGCCAAGCGAGCAGGGAGAGGGCCTCGCCGCTCAGGTTGAGGGGAGCTTGAATGGCTGCGGCAGCTTTCATCGCGTCAGACGGTTCTCGATGGAAGCCGCAGCCTACAATAGGGCGGCGCCGACCTGCAAGAACCTCGATGACGTCGATCGGCTACGTTTGAGAAGGCAACAGCGGGGAATCGGTCACGATAATGATGCCGCGCATGATGGGGTGGATGCGGCATTGATAAGGATAACGGCCAGGCGGCAGGCTGGGAATCGTATAGCTTCCGCCTGGTTCGACGGCGCCCGAATCGAAGGTGCATCGGCCGCCCTCCTCAAAACATCCGTCGTGGGTGACGGTATGGTGGGTCGGGGTGGGGTTCTCCCACCGGATGGCGGCACCGGAAGTCACGGTGACGGCAGCGG
Protein-coding regions in this window:
- a CDS encoding copper binding protein, plastocyanin/azurin family codes for the protein MSRHFLLLSLLAGILTAWPTSATPPTAQVIMDSGSPYYVPAAVTVTSGAAIRWENPTPTHHTVTHDGCFEEGGRCTFDSGAVEPGGSYTIPSLPPGRYPYQCRIHPIMRGIIIVTDSPLLPSQT